The Antarcticibacterium sp. 1MA-6-2 genome has a window encoding:
- a CDS encoding S9 family peptidase, with amino-acid sequence MKKIIFLFVLLFSISSLRAQEEFTERELNVDKYTDGTLTLPSDSSDIPLVIFIQGSGPTNRDGNQPMMKNNGMKKLAEELAKNGIASYRFDKRIFKMNKFGIKEEDLRFEDFVNDVQSVVKHFASEEKFSKIILA; translated from the coding sequence ATGAAAAAAATTATTTTTTTATTCGTTTTATTATTCAGTATTAGCAGCCTTAGAGCACAGGAAGAATTTACAGAACGGGAGCTAAATGTAGATAAATATACTGATGGTACTCTCACTCTTCCTTCAGATTCATCCGATATTCCCCTGGTAATCTTCATCCAGGGTTCAGGTCCTACAAATAGGGATGGGAATCAACCAATGATGAAGAATAACGGGATGAAAAAGCTGGCTGAGGAACTGGCTAAAAACGGAATTGCTTCCTATAGGTTTGATAAGCGAATTTTTAAAATGAACAAATTCGGAATAAAGGAAGAAGATCTAAGATTCGAGGACTTTGTAAACGATGTTCAATCTGTTGTGAAGCATTTTGCTTCCGAAGAAAAATTCAGCAAAATAATACTTGCTTAG
- a CDS encoding alpha/beta hydrolase — protein MLSHSEGALIGTLAAGENVDALISLAGAGRSIDKIIVEQIAKQSQELSENARTAFDEIKENGQTTNYSQYLESIFRPSVQPYIASWMKYDPAEEIAKIEIPVLIINGTFDLQVDVTDAEILKEAKPEAELLILENMNHIFRNIEGENLENTKAYNEPQRPLHPELVPELVEFIRSIE, from the coding sequence TTGCTTAGTCATAGTGAAGGAGCTTTAATAGGTACTCTCGCCGCAGGTGAAAATGTAGATGCACTTATTTCTCTAGCCGGAGCAGGAAGAAGCATTGATAAGATAATTGTAGAACAAATTGCCAAACAATCTCAAGAACTTTCTGAAAATGCCAGAACAGCCTTTGATGAAATTAAAGAAAATGGGCAAACCACAAATTACAGTCAATATCTGGAATCTATTTTTCGCCCTTCGGTTCAACCTTATATCGCATCCTGGATGAAGTACGATCCGGCGGAGGAAATAGCCAAAATAGAAATTCCTGTTCTAATTATAAATGGAACTTTTGACCTGCAGGTAGATGTTACAGATGCTGAAATTTTAAAAGAGGCCAAACCAGAAGCAGAACTCTTAATCCTTGAAAATATGAACCATATCTTCAGAAATATTGAAGGTGAAAACCTTGAAAACACAAAAGCTTATAATGAGCCACAAAGGCCATTGCATCCCGAACTGGTACCTGAATTGGTAGAATTTATAAGATCAATAGAATAG
- a CDS encoding Arc family DNA-binding protein translates to MSKKKAFALRLNEDMLKAIEKWASDEFRSTNGQIEYMLSNALKEAKRYPKKTDNQD, encoded by the coding sequence ATGAGTAAAAAGAAAGCTTTTGCCCTAAGACTTAATGAAGATATGCTAAAAGCTATTGAAAAATGGGCTTCTGATGAATTCAGGAGTACTAATGGGCAAATTGAATATATGCTTTCGAACGCCTTAAAAGAAGCAAAACGATACCCAAAAAAAACTGACAACCAAGATTGA